From Streptomyces sp. NBC_00775, one genomic window encodes:
- the rplJ gene encoding 50S ribosomal protein L10, which produces MARPDKAAAVAELADAFRSSNAAVLTEYRGLTVAQLKTLRRSLGEDAQYAVVKNTLTKIAANEAGISTLDDLFNGPTAVAFITGDPVTSAKGLRDFAKDNPNLVIKGGVLDGKALSADEIKKLADLESREVLLSKLAGAFKGKQSQTASLFQALPSKFVRTAEALRAKQAEQGGAE; this is translated from the coding sequence ATGGCAAGGCCCGACAAGGCTGCCGCGGTAGCCGAGCTCGCGGATGCGTTCCGCAGCTCGAACGCCGCCGTGCTGACCGAGTACCGGGGTCTCACCGTGGCGCAGCTCAAGACGCTGCGTCGTTCGCTCGGTGAAGACGCCCAGTACGCCGTGGTGAAGAACACGCTGACCAAGATTGCGGCCAACGAGGCCGGGATCTCCACGCTCGACGACCTGTTCAACGGTCCGACGGCGGTCGCCTTCATCACCGGTGACCCGGTGACGTCGGCGAAGGGTCTTCGTGACTTCGCCAAGGACAACCCGAACCTCGTCATCAAGGGCGGTGTCCTTGACGGCAAGGCGCTGTCCGCCGACGAGATCAAGAAGCTTGCGGACCTTGAGTCCCGCGAGGTTCTGCTCAGCAAGCTGGCCGGTGCGTTCAAGGGCAAGCAGTCCCAGACTGCCTCGCTCTTCCAGGCGCTCCCCTCGAAGTTCGTCCGCACCGCGGAGGCGCTTCGTGCCAAGCAGGCCGAGCAGGGCGGTGCCGAGTAA
- a CDS encoding DUF1396 domain-containing protein: MGFSVDAAVRRRAAGVTLAVLVLGGGGVACAKGDAGESPKMSPAAAVARAAKNADDITSLRYRMSGRVPQEGRVGGEGALSLKPPAMSLRTAALDGPDKGKSVEMRLVDGVLYMGGGAEPVGGTDGKHWMKFDLSGHSRTSGGMTFDTTKWRDETGKNPAQEAGFLAGSKDVKKVGTEKVDGVRTTHYKGTVTLDAIRANLRTKDKAVRERREKNLKQYEEMGADKLTMDLWIGPDDHTKQFRVRAAADKGPFDVTMTFLDYNKPVTVKAPAAKDTVDLAKAMKDAQKG; the protein is encoded by the coding sequence ATGGGGTTTTCTGTGGATGCGGCCGTGCGGCGCAGGGCTGCGGGCGTGACGCTCGCCGTCCTGGTCCTCGGCGGGGGCGGCGTCGCCTGCGCGAAGGGCGACGCGGGGGAGTCGCCCAAGATGTCACCCGCGGCGGCCGTCGCCAGGGCGGCGAAGAACGCGGACGACATCACCTCCCTCCGCTACCGCATGTCGGGCCGGGTCCCGCAGGAGGGCCGGGTCGGGGGCGAGGGGGCGCTGAGCCTGAAACCACCGGCCATGAGCCTGAGGACGGCTGCGCTGGACGGGCCCGACAAGGGGAAGAGCGTCGAGATGCGGCTGGTCGACGGGGTGCTGTACATGGGCGGGGGCGCCGAACCCGTCGGGGGGACGGACGGCAAGCACTGGATGAAGTTCGACCTGTCCGGGCACAGCCGCACGTCCGGCGGGATGACGTTCGACACCACCAAGTGGCGGGACGAGACCGGCAAGAACCCGGCCCAGGAGGCCGGCTTCCTGGCCGGCTCCAAGGACGTGAAGAAGGTCGGCACCGAGAAGGTCGACGGCGTCCGGACCACCCACTACAAGGGGACGGTGACCCTCGACGCCATCCGCGCGAACCTGAGGACCAAGGACAAGGCGGTGCGGGAGCGGCGCGAGAAGAACCTCAAGCAGTACGAGGAGATGGGCGCCGACAAGCTCACGATGGACCTGTGGATCGGTCCGGACGACCACACCAAGCAGTTCCGGGTGCGCGCCGCCGCGGACAAGGGCCCGTTCGACGTCACCATGACCTTCCTCGACTACAACAAGCCGGTGACCGTCAAGGCCCCGGCCGCCAAGGACACGGTCGACCTCGCCAAGGCCATGAAGGACGCCCAGAAGGGCTGA
- the rplA gene encoding 50S ribosomal protein L1 translates to MSKRSKSLRAADAKIDREKLYAPLEAVRLAKETSTSKFDGTVEVAFRLGVDPRKADQMVRGTVNLPHGTGKTARVLVFATGDRAEAALAAGADIVGSDELIDEVAKGRLDFDAVVATPDLMGKVGRLGRVLGPRGLMPNPKTGTVTPDTAKAVTEIKGGKIEFRVDKHSNLHFIIGKTSFDETKLVENYGAALDEILRLKPSAAKGRYIKKATISTTIGPGIQLDSNRTRNLLVEEDPAAV, encoded by the coding sequence GTGAGCAAGCGCAGCAAGTCTCTCCGCGCTGCGGACGCCAAGATCGACCGGGAGAAGCTTTACGCCCCGCTCGAGGCCGTCCGTCTCGCCAAGGAGACCTCCACCTCGAAGTTCGACGGCACCGTCGAGGTCGCCTTCCGCCTGGGTGTCGACCCGCGCAAGGCCGACCAGATGGTCCGTGGCACCGTGAACCTCCCGCACGGCACCGGCAAGACCGCCCGGGTCCTGGTCTTCGCGACCGGTGACCGTGCCGAGGCCGCACTCGCCGCGGGTGCCGACATCGTCGGCTCCGACGAGCTCATCGACGAGGTTGCGAAGGGCCGTCTGGACTTCGACGCCGTCGTCGCCACCCCGGACCTCATGGGCAAGGTCGGCCGCCTGGGCCGCGTGCTCGGTCCCCGTGGCCTGATGCCGAACCCGAAGACCGGCACCGTGACCCCGGACACCGCCAAGGCTGTGACCGAGATCAAGGGCGGCAAGATCGAGTTCCGCGTCGACAAGCACTCGAACCTGCACTTCATCATCGGCAAGACCTCGTTCGACGAGACCAAGCTGGTGGAGAACTACGGCGCCGCGCTGGACGAGATCCTTCGTCTGAAGCCGTCGGCCGCCAAGGGTCGCTACATCAAGAAGGCCACGATCAGCACCACGATCGGCCCCGGCATTCAGCTCGACTCGAACCGCACCCGCAACCTCCTCGTCGAGGAGGACCCGGCCGCCGTCTGA
- the rplK gene encoding 50S ribosomal protein L11: protein MPPKKKKVTGLIKLQINAGAANPAPPVGPALGQHGVNIMEFCKAYNAATESQRGWVIPVEITVYEDRSFTFVTKTPPAAKMILKAAGVEKGSGEPHKTKVAKITEAQVREIATTKMPDLNANDLAAASKIIAGTARSMGITVEG, encoded by the coding sequence ATGCCTCCCAAGAAGAAGAAGGTCACGGGGCTTATCAAGCTCCAGATCAACGCCGGTGCGGCGAACCCGGCCCCGCCGGTCGGCCCCGCGCTCGGTCAGCACGGCGTCAACATCATGGAGTTCTGCAAGGCCTACAACGCCGCGACCGAGTCGCAGCGTGGCTGGGTGATCCCGGTGGAGATCACGGTCTACGAAGACCGCTCCTTCACCTTCGTCACCAAGACTCCGCCGGCCGCCAAGATGATCCTCAAGGCCGCGGGTGTCGAGAAGGGCTCCGGCGAGCCGCACAAGACCAAGGTCGCCAAGATCACCGAGGCGCAGGTCCGCGAGATCGCCACCACCAAGATGCCCGACCTCAACGCCAACGACCTGGCCGCCGCGTCGAAGATCATCGCCGGCACCGCCCGTTCCATGGGCATCACGGTCGAGGGCTGA